The window CTGCGTGGTCGTGGACAACTGCTACGGGGAATTCGTCGAAACCCGGGAACCCTGCCAGGTCGGAGCGGACCTGGTGTGCGGATCGTTGATCAAAAATCCGGGCGGCGGGCTGGCACCGAGTGGCGGCTATCTGGCCGGTTCGGCGGAATGTGTGGAACTGGCGGCCGCCAGGCTTACTGCTCCGGGACTGGGGCGGGCGGTGGGGGCGTCTCTGGGGGATTTGCGGCTTCTGTTCCAGGGTCTGTACCTGGCCCCGCATTTTGTGGCTGAGGCGTTGAAGGGGGCCGTTTTCGCCGCCCGCCTGTTTGAGCGGCTCGGCTATGAGGTCCGGCCCGGTTTTGCGGACCGGCGTACCGACATTGTGCAGGCCATCCGCCTGGGGACGGCGGAGCGGGTGGTCGCCTTCTGCCGGGGCATTCAGAAGGCTTCGCCGGTGGATGCCCACGCCGTGCCCGAACCGGCACCCCTGCCCGGCTACCGGGACGGGGTGGTGATGGCCGCCGGCACCTTCGTGCAGGGCGCGTCACTGGAACTGAGCGCCGATGCTCCGCTTCGCGAGCCTTTCGCCGTCTACCTGCAGGGCGGGTTTTCCCGGGAATACGTAAAACTCGGGGTACTTGCCGCGGCCCGGGAACTGGAAGCGAGCGGCGGACCTTCAATAAGTCGATGAGGTGATGAATCTGATGAAAGACCTGGTCATCATCGGCGGTGGTCCCGGGGGCCTGACCTGTGGGATATACGCCGTGCGGTCGGGGCTGGACGTTGTACTGTACGAGCGGAGCGCTCTGGGCGGCAGCGTCCTTTCCGCCGAGAAGGTCGAAAACTATCCCGGGTTTCCGGGCGGTATCAGCGGTCCCGACCTGATTGCCCGGATGGAGGAGCATGCGCTTCAGATCGGTCTGCCGATAGAGTTCACCGAGGTGCACGAGATCACGCCCGACAACAGCCATTACCGCCTGCGCACCCGAGACGGAGAGGTCTCCACCCGGGTGGTGGTGATCGCCACCGGGACCGGACCCCGCCCCCTGGGGGTGCAGGGCGAGGACCGTCTACGGGGACGCGGTGTCTCCTATTGCGCGGTGTGTGACGGCGCCTTTTTCCGGGACCAGCCGGTGGCCGTGGTCGGGGGTGGGGACGCAGCCGTCGAGGAGGCGCACTACCTCTCCCGGTTTGCCTCCCGCGTTTACCTGGTGCACCCCCGGGAGAGCATCAAGCGCTCGCGGGTCGGGCAGCGGAGAATCGAAGAAAACCGGAAGATTGAAACGGTGCCCAACACCAGGGTGCTGGCCATCAGCGGGGACAGAGCGGTGGACGGGATTGTGCTGGAAAACATCCAGACCGGGGAAAAGTGGAATCTGAAGGTGGACGGAGTATTCGTCTACGTGGGCATTCAGCCGAACAGCTACCTGGTTGAGAAGCTCGTGGACCTCGATAACCGCCGGTTTATTATCACCGACTCGCATATGCGCACCTCCCGGCCCGGGATTTACGCGGTGGGTGACGTGCGCCGCACCCCGCTGCGGCAGATCGCTACCGCGGTAGGCGATGGGGCGATAGCGGCCATCTGGGCCGAGAAGTATATTACT is drawn from Candidatus Desulforudis audaxviator MP104C and contains these coding sequences:
- the trxB gene encoding thioredoxin-disulfide reductase, producing MKDLVIIGGGPGGLTCGIYAVRSGLDVVLYERSALGGSVLSAEKVENYPGFPGGISGPDLIARMEEHALQIGLPIEFTEVHEITPDNSHYRLRTRDGEVSTRVVVIATGTGPRPLGVQGEDRLRGRGVSYCAVCDGAFFRDQPVAVVGGGDAAVEEAHYLSRFASRVYLVHPRESIKRSRVGQRRIEENRKIETVPNTRVLAISGDRAVDGIVLENIQTGEKWNLKVDGVFVYVGIQPNSYLVEKLVDLDNRRFIITDSHMRTSRPGIYAVGDVRRTPLRQIATAVGDGAIAAIWAEKYITSLS
- a CDS encoding aminotransferase class I/II-fold pyridoxal phosphate-dependent enzyme, which produces MLADEVEQEITGVCREIEKTAFFNHQKVLAAFHEQRVSEAHFRGTTGYGYGDLGREVLERVWARIFGAESALVRLQIVSGTHALAVGLFGLCRPGDELVAVGKPYDTLERVIGIREAPGSLAEMGVSYRQVDLSPDGEPDPEGLLAALGPRTRVILLQRSRGYEWRSPLHLEAMARLIDAVKLRFPRVCVVVDNCYGEFVETREPCQVGADLVCGSLIKNPGGGLAPSGGYLAGSAECVELAAARLTAPGLGRAVGASLGDLRLLFQGLYLAPHFVAEALKGAVFAARLFERLGYEVRPGFADRRTDIVQAIRLGTAERVVAFCRGIQKASPVDAHAVPEPAPLPGYRDGVVMAAGTFVQGASLELSADAPLREPFAVYLQGGFSREYVKLGVLAAARELEASGGPSISR